A genomic region of Streptomyces sp. R33 contains the following coding sequences:
- a CDS encoding rhodanese-like domain-containing protein: MTTTQNTAAPAAAPAPATNPVLRVAPATPAAAAAYFAASLAFHADVSDVAAAFKAHREQGAELGFQLVDSRSTPAWDQAHVPGAVHLPTALIPEQAEQLLDKSLPVVTYCWGPGCNGGARSALALAQLGFQVKEMLGGIEYWIREGFGVETWQGSQQRAEADPLTAPTDSDDCGC; this comes from the coding sequence ATGACGACGACACAGAACACCGCCGCCCCGGCCGCCGCCCCCGCTCCCGCCACCAACCCCGTGCTCCGGGTGGCCCCCGCGACCCCGGCCGCGGCGGCCGCGTACTTCGCCGCGAGCCTGGCCTTCCACGCGGACGTGTCCGATGTCGCCGCGGCCTTCAAGGCCCACCGCGAGCAGGGCGCCGAGCTCGGTTTCCAGCTGGTCGACTCCCGCTCCACCCCCGCCTGGGACCAGGCCCACGTGCCCGGCGCGGTCCACCTGCCGACCGCCCTGATCCCCGAGCAGGCCGAGCAGCTCCTCGACAAGAGCCTTCCCGTGGTCACGTACTGCTGGGGTCCCGGCTGCAACGGGGGCGCCCGCTCCGCCCTCGCCCTGGCCCAGCTCGGCTTCCAGGTCAAGGAGATGCTCGGCGGCATCGAGTACTGGATCCGCGAGGGCTTCGGGGTCGAGACCTGGCAGGGCAGCCAGCAGCGCGCCGAGGCGGACCCGCTGACCGCGCCGACCGACTCCGACGACTGCGGCTGCTGA
- a CDS encoding GNAT family N-acetyltransferase — translation MTERIHTPAHRHHRHHWRRDIVELAALFCAVAVADGIANLVVHGPKGPVLLVASAVALLVTAAFHTWWARRHSHAPPPLSTAPSDTAPGAVLAGSPSGAAPGSTSESTAQTAATTSLWRMRTTVRDEPGSLAALCTALARHGVDILTLQTHPLPEGGTVDEFLLRSPQQLASADLTRAIAGAGGHSTWIERADAHDLVDTPTRVLGLATRTALDAAELPLALRQLLGRCTIHSIPATTLSGRPNAAADAPVEGVLEATVMRLRDPSGGAITVERPYLPFTPTEFARARALVELDTRLGPRVPRSQDVLTLPEGNEITVRRADASDLADARAMHDRCSERTLGLRYHGPVADADRYLGHLLSPRFGRTLAATTASGKLVALGHLLWDGDETEVALLIEDDWQRRGIGSELLRRLIAMAVETGCDSVYAVTQAANTGMVAAMRGLGLPLDYQIEEGTLVITARLDATPVVSRVPYELPRAQHPYGQQNHPR, via the coding sequence ATGACTGAACGCATCCACACCCCCGCACACCGCCACCACCGCCACCACTGGCGCCGCGACATCGTCGAACTGGCAGCGCTGTTCTGCGCCGTCGCGGTCGCCGACGGCATCGCCAATCTCGTCGTGCACGGCCCGAAGGGCCCGGTCCTGCTCGTCGCCTCGGCCGTCGCACTCCTGGTCACGGCGGCGTTCCACACCTGGTGGGCACGCCGCCACAGCCATGCGCCGCCGCCGCTGAGCACGGCTCCCTCCGATACGGCCCCCGGCGCGGTCCTGGCCGGGTCGCCGTCCGGGGCCGCGCCCGGGTCCACGTCCGAGTCCACGGCGCAGACCGCCGCCACCACCTCCTTGTGGCGGATGCGGACGACCGTACGGGACGAGCCCGGCAGCCTCGCCGCCCTGTGCACCGCGCTGGCCCGCCACGGCGTGGACATCCTGACCCTGCAGACCCACCCGCTCCCCGAGGGCGGCACCGTCGACGAGTTCCTGCTGCGCTCCCCGCAGCAGCTGGCCTCCGCCGACCTCACCCGCGCCATCGCCGGCGCCGGCGGTCACAGCACCTGGATCGAGCGCGCCGACGCGCACGACCTGGTCGACACCCCGACCCGCGTCCTGGGCCTGGCCACCCGCACCGCCCTGGACGCCGCCGAGCTGCCCCTGGCGCTGCGCCAGCTGCTCGGCCGCTGCACCATCCACTCGATCCCGGCCACCACCCTCTCCGGCCGCCCCAACGCGGCCGCCGACGCCCCGGTCGAGGGCGTCCTGGAGGCGACCGTGATGCGGCTGCGCGACCCCTCGGGCGGTGCCATCACCGTGGAGCGCCCCTACCTGCCCTTCACCCCGACCGAGTTCGCCCGGGCCCGCGCCCTCGTCGAGCTCGACACCCGGCTGGGCCCGCGCGTCCCGCGCAGCCAGGACGTGCTGACCCTGCCCGAGGGCAACGAGATCACCGTGCGCCGCGCCGACGCCTCCGACCTCGCCGACGCCCGCGCGATGCACGACCGCTGCTCCGAGCGCACCCTGGGCCTGCGCTACCACGGGCCCGTCGCCGACGCCGACCGCTACCTCGGCCACCTGCTGAGCCCCCGCTTCGGCCGTACCCTCGCCGCCACCACGGCCTCCGGCAAGCTCGTCGCCCTCGGCCACCTGCTGTGGGACGGGGACGAGACCGAGGTCGCGCTCCTGATCGAGGACGACTGGCAGCGCCGCGGCATCGGCTCCGAGCTCCTGCGCCGCCTGATCGCGATGGCCGTCGAGACCGGCTGCGACAGCGTGTACGCCGTCACCCAGGCCGCCAACACCGGCATGGTCGCGGCCATGCGCGGCCTCGGCCTCCCCCTCGACTACCAGATCGAGGAGGGCACCCTCGTGATCACGGCCCGGCTGGACGCCACCCCGGTCGTCTCCCGCGTCCCGTACGAACTGCCCCGCGCGCAGCACCCGTACGGGCAGCAGAACCATCCGCGCTGA
- a CDS encoding alkaline phosphatase, which yields MAPIPHTRRSLLGGSLAVPVGLALSGALAAPALAAPADAPAFTRSGRPSAPWGVQSGEITAHSATVWTRSDRPARMYVETSPSESFRYGVRRHGGPFLGPATDFTGTTTLRDLPPGQQIHYRVILADPDDPRRTGEPVRGTFRTTPVSRRHDVRFVWSGDLAGQGWGINPDLGGYRVFDEMRQRDPDFFLFSGDTIYADGPIQASVPLRDGSLWRNITTEEKAKVAETLDEFRGNFRYNLLDRNLRDFNAQVPVLAQWDDHEVRNNWYPGQVIDDPRYTVRDVDTLAGRARRAFGEYFPVTDLRGGRAEGRMYRVMRYGPLLDVFVLDMRTYRDANSPGRQTVDPIGILGQEQLAWAKRELSRSRATWKVIAADMPLGIVVPDGAANFEAVAQGDPGAPLGRELQIAELLRHIKHQRITGTLWLTADVHYTAANHYAPERAAFTDFAPFWEFVSGPVGAGGFPAGKLDATFGPETAYVQSAPSANMSPSENPPYYGEVDIDGACGELTVRLRRQGGGVLFTTTLQPGRVGQ from the coding sequence ATGGCACCGATTCCGCACACCCGACGGTCCCTGCTCGGCGGTTCACTCGCCGTGCCGGTGGGCCTCGCCCTGTCCGGCGCGCTGGCCGCGCCCGCGCTCGCCGCACCCGCCGACGCCCCGGCGTTCACCCGCTCCGGGCGCCCGAGCGCGCCGTGGGGCGTCCAGTCCGGCGAGATCACCGCGCACTCGGCCACCGTCTGGACGCGCTCCGACCGGCCGGCGCGGATGTACGTCGAGACGTCCCCGAGCGAGTCGTTCCGCTACGGCGTCCGGCGGCACGGCGGTCCGTTCCTCGGCCCCGCCACCGACTTCACCGGCACCACCACCCTGCGCGACCTCCCGCCCGGGCAGCAGATCCACTACCGGGTGATCCTGGCCGACCCGGACGACCCGCGCCGCACCGGCGAGCCGGTCCGCGGCACGTTCCGGACCACCCCCGTCTCCCGCCGCCACGACGTGCGCTTCGTGTGGTCGGGGGACCTCGCGGGCCAGGGCTGGGGCATCAACCCGGACCTCGGCGGCTACCGCGTCTTCGACGAGATGCGGCAGCGCGACCCCGACTTCTTCCTCTTCAGCGGGGACACGATCTACGCCGACGGGCCGATCCAGGCCTCCGTCCCCCTGCGCGACGGCAGCCTCTGGCGCAACATCACCACCGAGGAAAAAGCGAAGGTCGCCGAAACCCTCGACGAGTTCCGCGGGAACTTCCGCTACAACCTGCTCGATCGCAACCTGCGCGATTTCAACGCCCAGGTGCCGGTCCTCGCCCAGTGGGACGACCACGAGGTGCGCAACAACTGGTACCCCGGCCAGGTGATCGACGACCCCCGTTACACCGTGCGGGACGTCGACACGCTCGCCGGCCGCGCCCGCCGGGCCTTCGGCGAGTACTTCCCCGTCACCGACCTCCGCGGCGGCCGCGCCGAGGGCCGGATGTACCGGGTGATGCGGTACGGGCCGCTGCTCGACGTCTTCGTCCTCGACATGCGCACCTACCGCGATGCCAACTCCCCCGGCCGCCAGACCGTGGACCCGATCGGCATCCTCGGCCAGGAGCAGCTGGCCTGGGCCAAGCGCGAGCTGTCGCGCTCGCGCGCCACGTGGAAGGTCATCGCCGCCGACATGCCGCTGGGCATCGTCGTACCCGACGGGGCCGCGAACTTCGAGGCCGTCGCCCAGGGCGACCCGGGCGCCCCGCTCGGCCGCGAGCTGCAGATCGCCGAACTCCTGCGTCACATCAAGCACCAGCGCATCACGGGCACCCTCTGGCTCACCGCCGACGTCCACTACACGGCCGCCAACCACTACGCCCCCGAGCGGGCCGCTTTCACCGACTTCGCGCCGTTCTGGGAGTTCGTCTCCGGTCCCGTCGGCGCGGGCGGGTTCCCCGCAGGGAAGCTGGACGCCACGTTCGGGCCCGAGACCGCGTACGTCCAGTCGGCCCCGTCGGCCAACATGTCGCCGTCCGAGAACCCCCCGTACTACGGGGAGGTCGACATCGACGGCGCGTGCGGGGAGCTCACCGTCCGGCTGCGGCGCCAGGGCGGCGGCGTACTCTTCACCACGACGCTCCAGCCCGGCCGCGTGGGCCAGTAG
- a CDS encoding DUF885 domain-containing protein — protein MSETLRSDSASRLPRQVADAYVDDLIAIDPITGTYLGVAASSSRLPDFSPAGRAAAADLSRSTLARLDAAERLPGADSDAERRCARLLRERLTAELAVYEADEDLRAVSNIHSPAHSVRDVFTLTPADTDEDWAAITERLRAVPAALAGYRESLGLGLDRGLYGGPRATGTFIGQLTTWVGEDGDGEAFFGEFASRGPESLRSGLEEAAAGATAALAELRDWMRDVYAPAVAGACDPVGRERYARWSRYFNGTDLDLDEAYAYGWSEYHRLLAEMKAEAAKILPGAGPWEALKHLDEQGTHIEGVEEVQAWLQGIMDEAIQNLDGTHFELADRVKRVESMIAPPGGAAAPYYTNPSEDFSRPGRTWLPTMGQTRFPVYDLVSTWYHEGVPGHHLQLAQWTHVADQLSRYQASVGLVSANVEGWALYAERLMDELGYLKDAEQRLGYLDCQMMRAARVIVDIGMHLGLEIPADSPFHPGERWTVELAQEFFGLHSGRPADFIESEVTRYLSMPGQAIGYKLGERAWLLGRDNARAAHGDSFDLKAWHMAALSQGSLGLDDLVDELSKL, from the coding sequence ATGTCAGAGACCCTTCGCAGCGACAGCGCCTCCCGGCTGCCCCGCCAGGTCGCCGACGCATATGTCGACGACCTCATCGCCATCGATCCGATCACGGGCACCTATCTCGGTGTCGCCGCGAGCTCCAGCCGGCTCCCGGACTTCTCCCCGGCCGGCCGCGCGGCCGCCGCCGACCTGTCCCGCTCCACCCTCGCCCGCCTCGACGCCGCCGAGCGGCTGCCCGGCGCGGACAGCGACGCCGAGCGCCGCTGCGCCCGCCTGCTGCGCGAGCGCCTCACCGCTGAACTCGCCGTGTACGAGGCGGACGAGGACCTGCGGGCCGTCAGCAACATCCACTCGCCCGCGCACTCCGTCCGCGACGTCTTCACCCTGACCCCGGCCGACACGGACGAGGACTGGGCGGCGATCACCGAGCGGCTGCGGGCCGTCCCCGCCGCCCTCGCCGGCTACCGCGAGAGCCTCGGACTCGGCCTGGACCGCGGCCTGTACGGCGGCCCGCGCGCCACCGGGACCTTCATCGGCCAGCTCACCACCTGGGTGGGCGAGGACGGCGACGGCGAGGCCTTCTTCGGCGAATTCGCGTCCCGCGGCCCGGAGTCGCTGCGCTCCGGGCTGGAGGAGGCGGCCGCCGGGGCGACCGCGGCCCTGGCCGAGCTCCGCGACTGGATGCGCGACGTGTACGCACCCGCCGTCGCCGGCGCCTGCGACCCGGTGGGCCGCGAGCGTTACGCCCGCTGGTCGCGGTACTTCAACGGCACGGACCTGGACCTGGACGAGGCGTACGCCTACGGCTGGTCGGAGTACCACCGCCTGCTCGCCGAGATGAAGGCCGAGGCGGCCAAGATCCTGCCGGGCGCGGGCCCTTGGGAGGCACTGAAGCACCTCGACGAGCAGGGCACCCACATCGAGGGCGTCGAGGAGGTCCAGGCCTGGCTGCAGGGCATCATGGACGAGGCCATCCAGAACCTCGACGGCACGCACTTCGAGCTCGCCGACCGCGTGAAGCGGGTGGAGTCCATGATCGCCCCGCCGGGTGGCGCGGCGGCCCCGTACTACACCAACCCGTCGGAGGACTTCTCCCGCCCGGGGCGCACCTGGCTGCCGACGATGGGCCAGACCCGCTTCCCGGTGTACGACCTGGTCTCCACCTGGTACCACGAGGGCGTCCCGGGCCACCACCTCCAGCTCGCGCAGTGGACGCACGTCGCGGACCAGCTCTCCCGCTACCAGGCCAGCGTCGGCCTCGTCAGCGCCAACGTCGAGGGCTGGGCGCTGTACGCGGAGCGCCTGATGGACGAACTGGGCTACCTCAAGGACGCCGAGCAGCGCCTGGGCTACCTGGACTGCCAGATGATGCGCGCCGCGCGCGTCATCGTGGACATCGGCATGCACCTGGGCCTGGAGATCCCGGCGGATTCGCCGTTCCACCCCGGCGAGCGCTGGACGGTGGAGCTGGCGCAGGAGTTCTTCGGCCTGCACAGCGGCCGGCCTGCGGACTTCATCGAGAGCGAGGTCACCCGCTACCTGTCGATGCCGGGACAGGCGATCGGCTACAAGCTGGGCGAGCGGGCCTGGCTGCTCGGCCGGGACAACGCCCGCGCCGCGCACGGCGACTCCTTCGACCTGAAGGCGTGGCACATGGCGGCGCTGTCGCAGGGCTCGCTGGGCCTGGACGACCTGGTGGACGAGCTGTCGAAGCTCTGA
- a CDS encoding alpha/beta fold hydrolase, translated as MTATVSFPIESPLGPRTATVAYERKGAGAPLLLLHGIGHHLQAWHPVTDILAAEHDVIAVDLPGFGASGPLPQGVPYDLGTFVPALGALCSALGVERPHVVGNSLGGLLALEMGRSNLVRSVTALSPAGFWTEAERKYAFATLRAMRVGALTLPHSTLERLSRSAAGRAALTGTIYAHPARRSPEAVVAETLALREATGFDETLAAGRSVRFTSDVPGLPVTIAWGSRDRLLLPRQGVRAKRTVPDARLIRLRGCGHVPMNDDPALVSRVVLDTVRATTSQVG; from the coding sequence ATGACCGCAACGGTCTCCTTCCCGATCGAATCGCCGCTGGGCCCCCGCACCGCCACCGTCGCCTACGAGCGCAAGGGCGCCGGCGCGCCGCTTCTCCTGCTCCACGGCATCGGCCACCACCTCCAGGCCTGGCACCCGGTGACCGACATCCTGGCCGCCGAGCACGACGTCATCGCCGTCGACCTGCCCGGCTTCGGCGCCTCGGGGCCCCTGCCCCAGGGAGTTCCGTACGACCTGGGAACCTTCGTCCCCGCGCTCGGCGCGCTCTGTTCGGCCCTCGGCGTCGAACGCCCGCACGTCGTCGGCAACTCCCTCGGCGGGCTCCTCGCCCTCGAGATGGGCCGGAGCAACCTGGTCCGCTCGGTCACCGCGCTCTCCCCCGCCGGCTTCTGGACCGAGGCCGAGCGCAAGTACGCCTTCGCCACCCTCCGCGCGATGCGCGTCGGCGCCCTCACGCTGCCCCACTCCACCCTGGAGCGGCTCTCGCGCAGCGCCGCCGGCCGGGCGGCGCTGACCGGCACCATCTACGCCCACCCGGCCCGCCGTTCGCCGGAGGCCGTCGTCGCCGAGACGCTCGCCCTGCGCGAGGCCACCGGCTTCGACGAGACCCTGGCCGCGGGCCGCTCCGTACGGTTCACCTCGGACGTGCCCGGCCTGCCGGTCACCATCGCCTGGGGCTCCCGCGACCGGCTGCTCCTGCCGCGCCAGGGCGTCCGCGCCAAGCGCACGGTCCCCGACGCCCGGCTGATCCGGCTCCGCGGATGCGGTCACGTCCCGATGAACGACGACCCGGCGCTGGTCTCCCGTGTGGTTCTGGACACGGTGCGCGCCACAACCAGCCAGGTGGGCTGA
- a CDS encoding AAA family ATPase — protein MRLHRLRITAFGPFAEPQEIDFDALSGAGIFLLHGPTGAGKTSVLDAVCYALYGSVPGPRQAPGTSLRSDHADAGTPTEVTLELTAGGRRLEISRRPEQDRPKKRGTGTTKDKAQSWLREYDGERWQALSRSHQEIGEEIEQLLGMSREQFCQVVLLPQGEFAKFLRADEVARGRLLGRLFDTRRFAAVETLLAERRRAAEAKVRAGDEKVLGTAQRLAQAAGDSADLRAWPLPGHQPGDPGLAGAIRAWAAVARCAARERLTVAEYALAAVESRHAAARRAAEEARELDRLQRRHAETARRAALLAEAEPERDRVRALLDRARRGALVAPALELRGAASAAHLSAAHAEAAARAELPAALAEAGTEQLSAVEQRLREDLGALGAAQRSEQRSAEIGRERATLEREARDAEEQLRESADWLARWEATRTALTERVDAAQQAATLAEQLAGRLEPARMQLTASQRRDALDGDAQRAEGELLSVREESTAARERWLELKETRLRGIAAELAQALVAGEACAVCGSAEHPAPARPAPGHVDRAAEDAAHARYEQAEERRAAVERKLAAVREARAEAAAAAGEATTGELLALTSDLSSRHAAAHAAAAGLHAARERLARAEREHAVRSSDRLDAERRSAARATLRDSLDQERAKLEAELALVRGDAPTVAARARLLEERVRMVTRAAATLRRAEDTAARLKEADAQLADAAFKAGFDTVEAAADAVLPDYERTALQRRLDAWQAEEAMLADRRGETDTVAAATLPPAAPDAAEAYEARAAAKLRTAGSAVDAARVRCAELDRLSRQAEQELRALGPLREAYDRVARLAGLTAGTSADNERKMRLEAYVLAARLEQVAAAATVRLLRMSGGRYTLVHSDAKASGRGRSGLGLHVVDAWTGSERDTATLSGGETFFASLALALGLADVVTDEAGGMRLDTLFIDEGFGSLDDQALDEVLDVLDSLRERDRSVGIVSHVADLRTRVQAQLEIVKQRGGSVVRHRTASLTD, from the coding sequence ATGAGGCTGCACCGGCTCAGGATCACCGCCTTCGGGCCCTTCGCCGAACCCCAGGAGATCGACTTCGACGCGCTCTCCGGCGCCGGGATCTTCCTGCTGCACGGTCCCACCGGCGCGGGCAAGACCTCCGTCCTCGACGCCGTCTGCTACGCCCTGTACGGATCGGTGCCCGGCCCCCGCCAGGCCCCGGGCACCAGCCTGCGCAGCGACCACGCCGACGCCGGGACGCCGACCGAGGTCACCCTCGAACTCACCGCGGGCGGGCGGCGCCTGGAGATCAGCCGGCGCCCCGAGCAGGACCGGCCGAAGAAGCGCGGCACCGGCACCACCAAGGACAAGGCGCAGAGCTGGCTGCGCGAGTACGACGGGGAACGGTGGCAGGCGCTCAGCCGTTCCCACCAGGAGATCGGCGAGGAGATCGAGCAGCTGCTCGGCATGAGCCGCGAGCAGTTCTGCCAGGTCGTGCTGTTGCCGCAGGGCGAGTTCGCCAAGTTCCTGCGGGCCGACGAGGTGGCGCGGGGTCGGCTGCTGGGCCGGCTCTTCGACACCCGCCGGTTCGCCGCCGTCGAGACCCTGCTCGCCGAGCGCCGCCGCGCCGCCGAGGCCAAGGTGCGTGCCGGCGACGAGAAGGTGCTCGGCACCGCCCAGCGGCTCGCCCAGGCCGCGGGGGACAGCGCCGACCTGCGCGCCTGGCCGCTGCCCGGGCACCAGCCCGGTGACCCCGGGCTGGCCGGGGCGATCCGGGCCTGGGCGGCCGTCGCCCGCTGCGCGGCCCGGGAGCGGCTGACCGTCGCCGAGTACGCGCTGGCCGCCGTCGAAAGCCGGCACGCCGCCGCCCGGCGGGCCGCCGAGGAGGCGCGGGAGCTCGACCGCCTCCAGCGCCGGCACGCCGAGACGGCCCGCCGCGCCGCCCTGCTCGCCGAGGCGGAGCCCGAGCGCGACCGGGTCCGCGCCCTGCTGGACCGGGCCCGCCGGGGCGCCCTGGTGGCCCCGGCCCTGGAGCTGCGCGGAGCCGCGTCCGCAGCCCACCTGTCCGCCGCCCACGCGGAGGCGGCCGCCCGGGCGGAGCTCCCGGCAGCCCTCGCCGAGGCGGGCACCGAGCAGCTGTCCGCCGTCGAGCAGCGGCTGCGCGAGGACCTCGGCGCGCTCGGCGCCGCCCAGCGGTCCGAGCAGCGCAGCGCCGAGATCGGCCGCGAGCGGGCCACCCTGGAACGCGAGGCCCGCGACGCCGAGGAGCAGCTGCGGGAGTCCGCCGACTGGCTCGCCCGCTGGGAGGCCACCCGGACCGCGCTGACGGAGCGGGTGGACGCCGCACAGCAGGCCGCGACGCTGGCAGAGCAGCTCGCGGGACGGCTGGAGCCGGCCCGGATGCAGCTGACGGCATCCCAGCGCCGGGACGCGCTGGACGGTGATGCGCAGCGCGCCGAGGGCGAACTGCTCTCCGTGCGCGAGGAGTCGACCGCCGCCCGGGAGCGCTGGCTGGAGCTCAAGGAGACCCGGCTGCGCGGGATCGCCGCCGAGCTCGCCCAGGCGCTGGTGGCGGGGGAGGCGTGCGCGGTGTGCGGATCGGCGGAGCATCCCGCTCCGGCGCGCCCGGCCCCCGGGCACGTGGACCGGGCCGCCGAGGACGCCGCCCACGCCCGCTACGAGCAGGCCGAGGAGCGCAGGGCCGCGGTCGAGCGGAAACTCGCCGCCGTCCGGGAAGCCCGGGCCGAGGCCGCGGCCGCCGCCGGGGAGGCCACCACCGGTGAACTCCTCGCGCTGACCTCCGACCTCAGCTCCCGGCACGCCGCCGCCCATGCCGCTGCCGCCGGACTGCACGCCGCCCGGGAGCGGCTGGCCCGCGCCGAGCGCGAGCACGCCGTACGCAGCTCCGACCGGCTCGACGCCGAGCGCCGCTCCGCCGCCCGGGCCACCCTGCGCGACTCCCTGGACCAGGAACGGGCCAAGCTGGAGGCCGAACTGGCCCTCGTCCGGGGGGATGCGCCCACGGTCGCCGCTCGCGCCAGGCTCCTGGAGGAGCGGGTACGGATGGTCACCCGGGCGGCCGCCACGCTGCGCCGGGCCGAGGACACCGCTGCCCGGCTGAAGGAGGCCGACGCCCAGCTCGCCGACGCCGCCTTCAAGGCGGGGTTCGACACCGTCGAGGCCGCCGCCGACGCGGTTCTTCCGGACTACGAACGCACCGCGCTCCAACGGAGGCTGGACGCCTGGCAGGCGGAGGAGGCCATGCTGGCGGACCGCCGCGGCGAGACCGACACCGTCGCCGCCGCGACGCTGCCCCCGGCCGCGCCGGATGCCGCCGAGGCGTACGAAGCGCGGGCCGCGGCGAAGCTTCGTACGGCAGGGTCTGCCGTGGACGCGGCCCGGGTGCGCTGCGCGGAGCTGGACCGGCTCTCCCGCCAGGCGGAGCAGGAACTGAGGGCGCTCGGCCCGCTGCGCGAGGCGTACGACCGGGTGGCCCGGCTGGCCGGGCTCACCGCCGGCACCTCCGCCGACAACGAGCGCAAGATGCGGCTGGAGGCGTACGTCCTGGCCGCCCGGCTGGAGCAGGTCGCCGCCGCCGCGACGGTACGGCTGCTGCGGATGTCGGGCGGCCGCTACACGCTCGTCCACTCCGATGCCAAGGCGAGCGGACGCGGACGCTCCGGCCTCGGGCTGCACGTGGTGGACGCCTGGACCGGCAGTGAACGGGACACCGCCACGCTGTCGGGCGGCGAGACCTTCTTCGCCTCGCTGGCCCTGGCCCTAGGCCTGGCCGACGTGGTCACCGACGAGGCGGGCGGCATGCGCCTGGACACCCTCTTCATCGACGAGGGCTTCGGCAGCCTGGACGACCAGGCGCTGGACGAGGTGCTCGACGTCCTGGACTCGCTGCGCGAACGGGACCGCAGCGTCGGCATCGTGAGCCACGTCGCCGACCTGCGGACCCGGGTGCAGGCACAGCTGGAGATCGTCAAACAGCGCGGCGGCTCGGTGGTGCGCCACCGCACGGCGTCGCTCACGGACTGA
- a CDS encoding GntR family transcriptional regulator, producing the protein MGTTQLETVPEPKYWHLKTVLSEALDRDFSVGEVLPNERELAARFGVARATLRQALEQLELEGRLQRRRGVGTTVAPPRVGVAVGSTGHSWPGESADGWEIVDVAEDAVPSAAVLKLLGGAPDQPVHTVRRSRVSHGQAVAAELLYVPAASVPGLSSIDSPAGPARARAVLRELQRLALDGQDRSVELGSARADDAKELDRLPGAPVLVVTTRYFTAAGTAAVSVATYRADTCRLTFGDTGEVEIAHEARVAS; encoded by the coding sequence GTGGGGACCACGCAGCTCGAAACGGTGCCGGAGCCGAAGTACTGGCACCTCAAGACCGTCCTCAGCGAGGCGCTCGACCGCGACTTCTCCGTGGGCGAGGTCCTGCCGAACGAGCGTGAGCTCGCCGCCCGGTTCGGAGTCGCCCGCGCGACCCTGCGGCAGGCCCTGGAACAGCTCGAACTCGAAGGCCGCCTGCAGCGCCGCCGCGGCGTCGGCACCACCGTCGCCCCGCCGCGGGTCGGCGTGGCCGTCGGCAGCACCGGGCACAGCTGGCCCGGCGAGAGCGCCGACGGCTGGGAGATCGTGGACGTGGCCGAGGACGCCGTGCCGTCCGCGGCCGTCCTGAAGCTCCTCGGCGGCGCCCCCGACCAGCCCGTGCACACCGTGCGCCGGAGCCGGGTCTCCCACGGCCAGGCCGTCGCCGCCGAGCTGCTGTACGTGCCGGCCGCCTCCGTGCCCGGCCTCTCCTCCATCGACTCCCCGGCCGGACCCGCCCGGGCCCGCGCCGTGCTGCGCGAGCTCCAGCGGCTCGCCCTGGACGGCCAGGACCGCTCGGTGGAACTCGGCTCGGCGCGTGCCGACGACGCCAAGGAGCTGGACCGGCTGCCGGGCGCTCCGGTGCTGGTGGTCACGACCCGCTACTTCACCGCCGCGGGAACGGCAGCCGTCTCGGTTGCCACGTACCGCGCGGACACCTGCCGCCTGACCTTCGGAGACACGGGAGAGGTGGAGATCGCGCACGAGGCGCGCGTCGCCTCGTAA
- a CDS encoding Lrp/AsnC family transcriptional regulator — MTDYSPDATDWRILTALQEDGRASFAELARAVSMSASAVTERVRRLEEAGVITGYTAVVDPEKLGKSILALVRLRYPHGNYKPFHDLLEATPEILEAHHVTGDDCFVLKVAARSMGHLEEVAGRIAGLGAVTTSIVYSSPLSRRPLSP; from the coding sequence ATGACCGACTATTCCCCTGACGCCACCGACTGGCGCATCCTGACCGCCCTCCAGGAGGACGGCCGGGCCAGCTTCGCCGAGCTCGCGCGCGCCGTCTCCATGTCCGCGAGTGCGGTCACCGAGCGGGTGCGCCGACTGGAGGAGGCGGGCGTGATCACCGGGTACACCGCCGTGGTGGACCCGGAAAAGCTGGGCAAGTCCATCCTGGCGCTGGTCCGGCTGCGCTATCCGCACGGCAACTACAAGCCGTTCCACGACCTGTTGGAAGCCACGCCGGAGATCCTGGAGGCCCATCACGTCACGGGCGACGACTGTTTCGTGCTCAAGGTCGCCGCCCGCTCGATGGGGCATCTGGAGGAGGTCGCGGGCCGGATCGCGGGCCTCGGCGCCGTCACCACCAGCATCGTGTACTCCTCGCCGCTGTCCCGCCGCCCGCTCAGCCCGTGA